The following are encoded together in the Janthinobacterium sp. Marseille genome:
- the ilvA gene encoding threonine ammonia-lyase, biosynthetic translates to MTTDYLKKILTARVYDVAVESPLELAPTLSQRVGNQIYFKREDIQSVFSFKLRGAYNKMAHLPPAQMKRGVICASAGNHAQGVALSATKLGCRAVIVMPTTTPSVKVEAVNARGGEVVLFGDSYSDAYQHALTLEKKLKLTFVHPFDDPDVIAGQGTIGMEILRQHAGPIHAIFVPIGGGGLIAGVAAYVKAVRPEIKVIGVQTSDSDAMARSLQAGRRVTMADVGLFADGTAVKLVGEETFRLAKQYVDEIIVVDTNEVCTAIKDVFQDTRSILEPSGALAVAGAKAYIERARASKKPLKNETLVTIASGANMNFDRLRFVAEMADVGAAREGVFAVTIPEERGSFKRFCELIGPRNVTEFNYRISDAKLAHIFVGMQIADRDEAGKITKLFEKHGFKTLDLTHDELAKGHIRHLVGGKSELTQDEILYRFEFPERPGALMRFLDSVAPNWNISLFHYRNQGGDVGRILVGLQVPKKEMKAFRASLAGLGYRHWDESDNPVYKLFL, encoded by the coding sequence ATGACTACCGACTATCTGAAAAAAATCCTAACCGCGCGCGTCTACGATGTCGCCGTGGAATCCCCACTCGAGCTGGCACCAACGCTGTCGCAGCGTGTGGGCAATCAGATTTATTTCAAACGCGAAGATATTCAAAGCGTGTTCAGCTTCAAGCTGCGCGGCGCTTACAACAAGATGGCGCACCTGCCGCCGGCACAAATGAAGCGCGGCGTGATTTGCGCGTCGGCCGGCAACCATGCGCAAGGCGTGGCGCTGTCCGCCACCAAACTCGGTTGCCGTGCAGTGATCGTGATGCCAACCACCACGCCTTCAGTCAAGGTCGAGGCGGTCAACGCACGCGGCGGTGAAGTCGTATTGTTCGGTGATTCGTATTCAGATGCTTACCAGCATGCACTGACGCTGGAGAAAAAACTCAAGCTGACCTTCGTCCATCCATTCGACGATCCTGACGTCATCGCCGGCCAGGGCACCATAGGCATGGAAATCCTGCGCCAGCACGCCGGCCCTATCCATGCGATTTTTGTCCCTATCGGCGGAGGTGGCCTGATCGCCGGCGTTGCCGCTTACGTCAAGGCAGTACGGCCGGAAATCAAAGTCATAGGCGTGCAAACCTCGGATTCCGATGCGATGGCGCGCAGCCTGCAAGCCGGTCGCCGCGTGACGATGGCGGATGTCGGCCTGTTCGCGGATGGTACTGCCGTCAAGCTGGTGGGCGAAGAAACATTCCGCCTTGCCAAACAATATGTCGATGAAATCATCGTGGTTGATACCAACGAAGTCTGCACCGCGATCAAGGATGTGTTCCAGGATACGCGCAGCATTCTCGAACCGTCCGGCGCACTCGCCGTAGCGGGTGCGAAGGCATATATAGAACGTGCCCGCGCCAGCAAGAAACCATTGAAGAATGAAACCCTGGTCACCATTGCCAGCGGCGCGAATATGAATTTCGACCGCCTGCGCTTCGTCGCCGAAATGGCCGACGTCGGTGCCGCACGTGAAGGTGTGTTCGCCGTTACCATTCCGGAAGAGCGTGGCAGCTTTAAGCGCTTTTGCGAATTGATCGGCCCGCGCAACGTGACCGAATTCAACTACCGCATCAGCGACGCCAAGCTCGCACATATCTTCGTCGGCATGCAAATCGCCGATCGCGACGAAGCCGGCAAGATCACCAAACTGTTTGAAAAGCATGGCTTCAAGACGCTGGACCTGACGCATGATGAATTGGCGAAGGGCCATATCCGCCATCTGGTGGGCGGCAAGAGCGAACTGACGCAGGATGAAATCCTGTATCGCTTTGAATTCCCTGAACGTCCGGGCGCGCTGATGCGTTTCCTCGACAGCGTGGCACCGAACTGGAATATCAGCCTGTTCCATTACCGCAACCAGGGCGGCGATGTCGGTCGCATCCTAGTCGGACTGCAAGTGCCGAAGAAAGAAATGAAAGCCTTCCGCGCCTCACTCGCGGGCCTCGGTTATCGCCATTGGGATGAGAGCGACAACCCTGTATATAAATTGTTTTTGTAA
- the queF gene encoding NADPH-dependent 7-cyano-7-deazaguanine reductase QueF (Catalyzes the NADPH-dependent reduction of 7-cyano-7-deazaguanine (preQ0) to 7-aminomethyl-7-deazaguanine (preQ1) in queuosine biosynthesis): protein MTMPSSPDASPLGKPSVYQTQYDPSLLFPIPRQGKRDELGLSGDLPFFGVDIWNAYELSWLNMRGKPQVAIARIMVPADSPNIVESKSFKLYLNSFNQTKLGGTDALLELLRADLSAGFGAPVQITLTLPEDFVKINIGELDGMLLDRLDIEVTDYVPDPSLLQAAHDDAPVEETLLSNLLKSNCLVTGQPDWGSVQIHYVGPQINQAGLLHYLIGFREHNEFHEQCVERIFMDILRQCKPQKLAVYARYTRRGGLDINPWRSNFSTGKPPSNARNARQ from the coding sequence ATGACCATGCCATCTTCACCGGACGCGTCGCCACTCGGTAAACCGTCGGTTTACCAGACGCAGTACGATCCTTCACTGTTATTCCCGATCCCGCGCCAGGGCAAGCGCGATGAACTGGGCCTGTCCGGCGACCTACCCTTTTTCGGCGTCGATATCTGGAATGCCTACGAACTGTCATGGCTGAATATGCGCGGCAAGCCGCAAGTGGCGATTGCCAGGATCATGGTACCGGCCGATTCGCCGAACATCGTTGAATCGAAATCCTTCAAGCTCTACCTGAACTCCTTTAACCAGACCAAGCTGGGCGGCACTGACGCCTTGCTGGAATTGCTGCGTGCGGATTTATCAGCCGGTTTTGGCGCGCCGGTACAAATTACGCTGACGCTACCGGAAGACTTTGTCAAAATTAATATCGGCGAACTCGACGGCATGTTGCTGGATCGCCTGGATATAGAAGTGACAGACTATGTGCCGGACCCGTCCCTGCTACAGGCGGCGCACGACGATGCACCGGTCGAAGAAACCCTATTGTCCAATTTGCTGAAGTCGAATTGCCTGGTCACCGGGCAGCCGGATTGGGGCAGCGTACAGATCCACTACGTCGGCCCGCAGATCAACCAGGCCGGTTTGCTGCATTACCTGATCGGCTTTCGCGAACACAATGAATTCCATGAGCAATGCGTCGAACGTATCTTTATGGATATCTTGCGTCAGTGCAAACCACAGAAACTTGCTGTTTATGCACGTTATACGCGCCGTGGCGGCCTCGACATCAATCCGTGGCGCAGCAATTTCAGCACCGGCAAACCACCATCAAACGCCCGTAACGCCAGGCAGTAA
- a CDS encoding PTS sugar transporter subunit IIA codes for MNHLSQILPPANVVLDLDVSSKKRTFEQVGLIFENNCGIARSVVSDNLFARERLGSTGLGHGVAVPHGRIKGLKAPLAAFVRLAQPIPFESPDGQPVNLLIFLLIPDHVTQQHLEILSELAEMFSDEAFRNLLASTEDPAAVHARLITWQPSLQSTN; via the coding sequence ATGAACCATTTAAGTCAGATTCTCCCCCCTGCCAACGTAGTGCTTGATCTGGACGTATCCAGCAAAAAACGCACGTTTGAACAGGTCGGTTTAATTTTTGAAAATAACTGTGGCATTGCCCGTTCCGTCGTCTCCGACAATCTGTTCGCGCGCGAACGGCTTGGCTCGACCGGCCTCGGCCATGGCGTTGCCGTGCCACACGGTCGTATCAAGGGTTTGAAAGCGCCATTGGCTGCTTTCGTGCGCCTGGCACAGCCGATCCCGTTTGAGTCGCCGGACGGCCAACCGGTAAATCTATTGATTTTCCTGTTGATCCCGGACCATGTGACGCAACAGCATCTGGAAATCCTGTCAGAACTGGCGGAAATGTTTTCCGATGAAGCCTTCCGCAACTTGCTGGCCAGTACCGAAGATCCGGCCGCAGTCCATGCGCGCCTGATTACCTGGCAGCCAAGCCTGCAAAGCACCAACTAA
- the hprK gene encoding HPr(Ser) kinase/phosphatase, whose protein sequence is MPLPTPLSIQQLYDDNRESLQLGWFAGFPGGERLISGDATSAADQVGHLNLIHPGRIQVFGHQEVEYYQRLSENGRAHHTAELVAGEPPAFIIAQGLETPADIMAICDDKNIPLFSTPLPAAQVIDYLRVYLSKKLAQRITMHGVFMDVLGVGVLITGESGLGKSELGLELISRNHGLVADDAVEFARIAPHMIEGRCPPLLQNLLEVRGLGLLDIRTIFGETAVRRKMRLKLIVHLVRRSTLEESYERLPLPSQSEEILGLSIRKVVIPVEAGRNLAVLLEAAVRNTILQLRGIDTLKDFMVRQQKAMESDE, encoded by the coding sequence ATGCCACTACCGACACCGCTCTCCATCCAGCAACTCTACGACGACAACCGTGAATCGCTTCAATTGGGATGGTTTGCGGGCTTTCCGGGTGGCGAACGCCTGATTTCCGGCGATGCGACTTCAGCCGCGGACCAGGTTGGTCACTTGAACCTGATCCATCCGGGCCGTATCCAGGTTTTCGGTCACCAGGAAGTCGAGTATTACCAGCGCCTGTCCGAAAACGGTCGGGCCCACCATACCGCCGAACTGGTCGCCGGCGAACCACCTGCCTTCATCATTGCGCAGGGCCTGGAAACACCAGCCGACATCATGGCGATTTGCGACGATAAAAACATTCCATTGTTTTCGACGCCGCTGCCTGCCGCGCAAGTGATCGATTACCTGCGCGTGTATCTGTCGAAAAAGCTGGCACAGCGCATCACCATGCATGGCGTATTCATGGATGTACTCGGTGTCGGCGTCTTGATTACCGGTGAATCCGGCCTCGGCAAAAGCGAATTGGGCCTGGAACTGATTTCACGCAACCACGGCCTGGTGGCCGATGACGCGGTCGAGTTTGCGCGCATCGCGCCGCACATGATCGAAGGACGCTGCCCACCCTTGCTGCAAAACTTACTGGAAGTACGCGGCCTCGGTTTGCTCGACATCCGCACCATCTTCGGTGAAACCGCGGTCCGCCGCAAAATGCGCCTGAAGCTGATCGTGCACCTGGTCCGTCGCAGCACGCTGGAAGAAAGTTATGAACGCCTGCCGCTGCCGTCGCAGAGCGAAGAAATCCTCGGTCTGTCGATACGCAAAGTCGTGATCCCGGTCGAAGCCGGCCGAAATCTCGCAGTGCTGCTGGAAGCTGCCGTACGCAATACCATCCTGCAATTGCGTGGCATCGATACCCTGAAAGATTTCATGGTGCGCCAGCAAAAAGCGATGGAAAGCGACGAGTAA
- the rapZ gene encoding RNase adapter RapZ translates to MRIILITGISGSGKSVGLTSLEDAGYFCVDNLPPTLLRALVATRQEEHADKLAVAMDARSASSLIGLPADIAWLQSQGHEVKVLFLTAKTDSLIARFSETRRSHPLSHRGFSSTAAEDRRTLTECIREEREMLSGVEEISHVIDTSGMSANKLRGWIKALIESDHSPLTVLFESFAFKFGVPLDADLVFDVRMLPNPHYDSQLRPLTGRDAPVQAFLQDQPDATALLADIRGFVEKWLPAFKKDNRSYLTVAIGCTGGQHRSVYMVEQLAAHFRAHEHVILRHRELD, encoded by the coding sequence ATGCGCATTATTCTCATCACCGGAATCTCCGGGTCCGGCAAATCCGTCGGACTTACTTCCCTTGAAGACGCTGGTTATTTCTGCGTCGACAATCTTCCGCCTACCCTGTTACGCGCGCTGGTCGCCACCCGCCAGGAAGAGCATGCCGACAAGCTCGCAGTGGCGATGGATGCACGGAGTGCCAGCTCGCTGATCGGATTGCCGGCCGACATCGCGTGGCTGCAAAGCCAGGGACATGAAGTCAAAGTCCTGTTCCTGACGGCGAAAACCGATTCTCTGATCGCCCGCTTTTCCGAAACCCGACGCAGCCATCCGCTATCGCATCGCGGCTTCAGCAGCACCGCAGCGGAAGACCGCCGCACGCTGACAGAATGCATACGCGAAGAACGCGAAATGCTGTCCGGTGTGGAAGAAATCAGTCATGTCATCGATACCTCCGGCATGAGCGCCAACAAATTGCGCGGCTGGATCAAGGCGCTGATCGAAAGCGATCATTCGCCGCTGACGGTATTGTTTGAATCCTTCGCCTTCAAATTCGGCGTACCGCTGGATGCCGACCTGGTATTCGATGTACGCATGTTGCCTAACCCGCACTACGACAGTCAATTGCGCCCGTTGACCGGACGCGATGCACCGGTACAGGCATTTTTGCAGGACCAGCCTGACGCTACCGCGCTGCTGGCAGACATACGCGGCTTTGTCGAAAAATGGCTGCCTGCATTCAAGAAAGACAATCGCAGCTACCTGACCGTCGCTATTGGCTGCACCGGCGGCCAGCATCGTTCCGTATATATGGTTGAGCAATTGGCAGCGCATTTCCGCGCGCATGAACACGTCATCCTCAGACATCGCGAACTCGACTGA
- a CDS encoding LON peptidase substrate-binding domain-containing protein produces MPENEYWLPLFPLNTVLFPGGILPLKVFETRYIDMVRDCMKREMPFGVVLIKSGQEIGNAAEPEDVGCMAHITDWDAPQLGVLLLRTEGGTRFRILETRVHKDQHLEARVQILGHGGPSLLMKEQESCANTLKLVIHDINVKGHAEIGDEFESPFTETLHLDDAGWVANRWCEILPIPLKARQKLLEVDDAQTRLTIIQQYLQQHEII; encoded by the coding sequence ATGCCTGAAAACGAATACTGGCTTCCGCTCTTCCCCCTCAATACCGTCCTGTTCCCGGGCGGCATACTTCCCCTTAAGGTTTTTGAAACACGCTATATCGACATGGTGCGCGATTGCATGAAGCGCGAAATGCCGTTCGGCGTGGTCCTGATCAAATCGGGGCAGGAAATCGGTAATGCGGCGGAGCCGGAAGATGTCGGCTGCATGGCGCACATCACTGACTGGGATGCGCCGCAATTGGGCGTGCTCTTATTGCGTACCGAAGGCGGCACCCGCTTCCGCATCCTTGAAACCCGTGTGCACAAAGATCAGCATCTTGAGGCGCGGGTGCAAATCCTCGGCCATGGCGGTCCCAGCCTCCTGATGAAGGAACAGGAAAGCTGTGCGAACACGCTCAAGCTCGTAATCCACGACATTAATGTCAAAGGTCACGCCGAAATCGGCGATGAATTTGAAAGTCCGTTTACCGAAACCCTGCATCTGGACGACGCCGGCTGGGTGGCAAACCGCTGGTGTGAAATCCTGCCGATACCGCTGAAGGCCAGGCAAAAGCTACTGGAAGTGGATGATGCACAAACCCGGCTCACCATCATCCAGCAATACCTGCAGCAGCACGAAATAATTTGA
- the mutY gene encoding A/G-specific adenine glycosylase, with protein sequence MKRVVSDTRSKAIPSAQSPQVPAAALADLGFSADVISWQKKHGRHALPWQNTRDAYRVWLSEIMLQQTQVAAVIPYYLRFLETFPTVASLAAAPSEEVMAHWSGLGYYSRARNLHKCAQTIVAEYGGVFPSDPELLEQLPGIGRSTAAAISAFSYGTRAAILDGNVKRVFARVFGVERYPGEKAVENELWLRAVALLPENGVEAYTQGLMDLGATLCTRNSPSCQRCPLAHRCVAYASGRTNELPIRKPKKAVPEKQTTMLLIVDKDEVLLEQRPDKGIWGGLLSLPEIAAESADAQFDAVMAQAVARFGVAASQERLSMFTHVFTHFKLHITPYHIALARRIERAGQDQYVWYPLAKMADAPLPAPVKKLLLAVFRVPDLLTQ encoded by the coding sequence ATGAAACGTGTAGTCAGCGATACCCGCAGCAAAGCAATTCCTTCCGCACAATCCCCACAGGTCCCGGCCGCAGCATTGGCCGACCTGGGTTTTTCCGCCGATGTCATCAGCTGGCAAAAGAAGCATGGTCGCCATGCCTTGCCGTGGCAAAACACGCGCGATGCCTATCGCGTCTGGTTGTCGGAAATCATGTTGCAGCAGACGCAGGTGGCGGCGGTGATTCCTTATTACCTGCGCTTTCTAGAAACCTTCCCTACGGTTGCCTCGCTCGCCGCAGCACCATCGGAAGAAGTGATGGCGCATTGGAGCGGCCTCGGCTATTACTCGCGTGCGCGCAATTTACACAAGTGTGCACAGACCATAGTCGCTGAATACGGCGGTGTGTTTCCGAGTGATCCAGAACTGCTGGAACAGTTGCCCGGCATAGGCCGTTCCACTGCGGCGGCCATCTCCGCTTTCTCTTACGGTACGCGTGCGGCTATCCTTGATGGCAACGTCAAGCGCGTCTTTGCACGCGTCTTTGGCGTTGAGCGTTATCCCGGCGAAAAGGCGGTGGAAAATGAATTGTGGTTGCGCGCTGTTGCGCTGTTGCCGGAGAACGGCGTCGAAGCTTATACCCAGGGTTTGATGGATCTGGGTGCAACTTTGTGTACACGTAACAGCCCATCCTGCCAACGTTGCCCTTTGGCGCATCGTTGCGTTGCTTACGCAAGCGGCCGTACCAATGAGCTGCCGATACGCAAGCCGAAAAAAGCGGTGCCGGAAAAGCAGACCACGATGTTGCTGATCGTGGATAAGGATGAAGTCTTGCTGGAACAGCGCCCGGACAAAGGGATATGGGGTGGTTTGCTGTCCTTGCCGGAGATCGCGGCGGAATCAGCCGATGCACAATTCGATGCGGTAATGGCGCAGGCCGTTGCACGCTTCGGTGTCGCAGCATCGCAGGAAAGATTGTCGATGTTTACGCATGTATTCACGCATTTCAAACTGCATATCACGCCGTATCACATCGCCCTGGCGCGTCGCATCGAACGTGCAGGACAGGATCAATATGTCTGGTATCCGCTGGCAAAAATGGCTGATGCACCCTTGCCGGCACCGGTCAAAAAATTATTGCTGGCGGTATTCCGCGTACCGGATCTGCTGACGCAATAG
- a CDS encoding dynamin family protein → MSNLVQKFQEYSGWRNDVKLALERYRDCVTTGDLADAASDQRFLQTLARLNEDKLSIAFVAEFSRGKSELINAIFFADYGQRILPTSAGRTTMCPTELMYDETFPPSIRLLPIETRAEAQSTSDFKSQNQVWTVLPLDTSSADGMLEAFKQVSLTKRVPMEEAARYGLYDETDLDMVIAVDEEGMVEISQWRHAIVNFPHPLLQQGLVIVDTPGLNAIGTEPELTLNLIPNAHAVLFILAADTGVTKSDIDIWRNHIGGTGAGRMVVLNKIDSMWDELRSPAEVEQQIRMQVANVAQTLELSERQVFPVSAQKGLVGKINRDAPLLAKSRLPTLENALSNELLPAKQDIIRTQLMAEVNELTSAKQALLSSRVRNVVEQLIELKSLRGKNQNILQHMMKRIDMEKMEFDGSLFKLQATRAVFARLSTEVFTHLGMGVLKDNINKTRDAMERSKFSSGLRQAVKEFFQQALYNLELSSTKTDEIGEMMSVMYRKFSTEHGLALSTPMPFSLDKYSKEIVMIEQLYHKQFGAATILTTPQVILMQKFFDSIASRVKQSFLQANRDVEAWLKVVMAPLEAQIGEHKVQLKRRKKSIEKIHLATDSLEEKVLAFEQMQFELDTQRALLTRLENELKTAIMAQLDSYKAAA, encoded by the coding sequence GTGAGTAATCTGGTGCAAAAGTTTCAGGAATACAGCGGCTGGCGCAATGATGTCAAACTTGCGCTGGAGCGTTATCGCGATTGCGTTACGACGGGCGACCTGGCTGATGCTGCCAGCGACCAGCGTTTCCTGCAAACCCTGGCGCGCCTGAATGAAGATAAATTGTCGATTGCCTTCGTCGCCGAGTTTTCGCGCGGGAAATCGGAATTGATCAATGCGATTTTCTTTGCCGATTACGGCCAGCGCATTTTGCCAACATCGGCCGGTCGTACCACCATGTGTCCGACTGAGTTAATGTACGACGAAACCTTCCCGCCCTCGATACGCCTGCTGCCGATAGAAACCCGCGCCGAAGCACAATCGACCAGCGATTTCAAATCGCAGAACCAGGTGTGGACGGTCTTGCCACTCGATACTTCGTCCGCCGACGGCATGCTGGAAGCTTTCAAGCAAGTCAGCCTGACCAAGCGGGTGCCGATGGAAGAAGCCGCACGTTACGGTCTCTACGATGAAACCGACCTCGATATGGTGATCGCGGTGGATGAAGAGGGCATGGTTGAAATTTCGCAATGGCGCCATGCGATCGTCAACTTCCCGCATCCCCTACTGCAGCAGGGCCTGGTGATTGTCGATACACCGGGTTTGAATGCGATCGGTACCGAACCGGAACTGACGCTGAACCTGATCCCGAATGCACATGCAGTGCTGTTCATCTTGGCGGCGGATACCGGCGTGACCAAGAGTGATATCGATATCTGGCGCAACCATATAGGTGGTACCGGCGCCGGCCGCATGGTGGTGCTCAACAAGATAGATAGCATGTGGGATGAATTACGCAGCCCGGCTGAAGTCGAGCAGCAAATCCGCATGCAGGTGGCGAATGTGGCGCAAACGCTTGAGCTGTCGGAGCGCCAGGTATTCCCGGTGTCGGCACAAAAAGGCCTGGTCGGAAAAATCAATCGCGATGCACCGCTGCTGGCGAAAAGCCGTTTGCCAACACTTGAAAACGCCTTGTCGAATGAATTGCTGCCGGCCAAGCAAGATATCATCCGCACCCAATTAATGGCCGAAGTAAACGAACTCACGTCGGCCAAGCAAGCCTTGCTGTCGTCGCGCGTACGCAATGTGGTCGAGCAATTAATAGAGCTCAAGAGCCTGCGCGGCAAGAATCAAAACATCCTGCAACATATGATGAAGCGCATCGATATGGAAAAGATGGAATTCGATGGCAGCCTGTTCAAACTGCAGGCGACACGGGCGGTATTTGCGCGTCTGTCGACCGAAGTATTTACGCATCTCGGCATGGGCGTGTTGAAAGACAATATCAACAAGACGCGTGACGCGATGGAGCGCAGCAAGTTTTCTTCCGGCTTGCGCCAGGCAGTAAAGGAATTCTTCCAGCAGGCCTTGTACAACCTTGAGTTGTCATCGACCAAGACGGATGAAATCGGTGAAATGATGTCGGTCATGTACCGCAAGTTTTCTACTGAACATGGCCTCGCCTTATCGACTCCGATGCCGTTCTCGCTGGATAAGTACAGCAAGGAAATCGTGATGATAGAACAGCTGTACCACAAGCAATTCGGTGCCGCGACTATCCTGACTACGCCGCAAGTCATCCTGATGCAAAAGTTCTTTGATTCGATTGCCTCGCGTGTGAAGCAAAGCTTCCTGCAAGCCAATCGTGACGTTGAAGCCTGGTTGAAAGTGGTGATGGCGCCGCTGGAAGCACAGATAGGTGAGCACAAGGTACAACTGAAGCGACGCAAGAAATCAATAGAAAAAATCCATTTGGCGACTGACAGCCTGGAAGAAAAAGTGCTCGCATTCGAACAAATGCAATTTGAGCTGGATACCCAGCGCGCTTTGTTGACGCGCCTGGAAAATGAATTGAAGACGGCGATCATGGCGCAGCTGGATTCCTATAAAGCGGCGGCCTAG
- the mutM gene encoding bifunctional DNA-formamidopyrimidine glycosylase/DNA-(apurinic or apyrimidinic site) lyase: MPELPEVEVTRRGVAPHLEGQVITGVALRHTGLRWPFPATLSQTLAGRTVRSTGRRGKYLLIHFDHGTLIIHLGMSGHLRILPSDVPPKKHDHFDLEIGPQLLRLTDPRRFGAVLWHAAEDGSIENHLLLRTLGVEPLEAAFSAQWLYQQTRNRSSAIKQVLLAGDIVVGVGNIYASESLFQARINPKTPAHRIGLARYERLAEAIRQILAAAIEQGGSTLKDFIGVNGQSGYFQQNYFCYARTGEPCRICKTPIRQIVQGQRSTFYCPNCQK; the protein is encoded by the coding sequence ATGCCTGAATTACCCGAAGTCGAAGTAACGCGCCGCGGTGTCGCGCCGCATCTGGAAGGACAAGTGATTACCGGCGTGGCCTTGCGCCATACCGGTTTGCGCTGGCCGTTCCCGGCCACCTTGTCACAAACGCTGGCCGGGCGTACGGTGCGCAGTACCGGACGACGCGGGAAATACCTGTTGATTCATTTCGACCATGGCACCCTGATTATCCATTTGGGCATGTCCGGGCATTTGCGCATCCTGCCGTCGGATGTGCCGCCGAAGAAGCATGACCATTTCGACCTGGAAATCGGGCCTCAGTTATTGCGCCTGACAGATCCGCGCCGTTTTGGTGCCGTGTTGTGGCATGCAGCCGAAGACGGCTCGATAGAAAATCACCTGCTCTTGCGCACCCTGGGTGTGGAACCGCTGGAAGCCGCATTCAGTGCGCAATGGCTGTATCAGCAGACACGCAATCGCAGCTCGGCGATCAAGCAAGTGTTGCTGGCGGGCGACATCGTCGTCGGTGTCGGGAATATCTATGCATCAGAGAGCTTGTTCCAGGCGCGTATCAATCCAAAGACCCCGGCACACCGCATCGGACTGGCGCGCTATGAACGACTGGCCGAAGCAATACGGCAAATACTGGCAGCGGCGATAGAGCAGGGTGGCAGTACCCTGAAAGACTTTATAGGTGTTAACGGCCAGTCCGGTTACTTCCAGCAAAATTACTTTTGCTATGCGCGGACCGGCGAACCTTGCCGTATTTGCAAGACGCCTATCCGGCAAATCGTCCAGGGCCAGCGCTCGACCTTTTACTGTCCAAATTGTCAAAAGTAA